Proteins encoded together in one Oncorhynchus mykiss isolate Arlee chromosome 7, USDA_OmykA_1.1, whole genome shotgun sequence window:
- the LOC110495565 gene encoding tubulin alpha chain-like isoform X3, whose product MRECISMHVGQAGAQMGNACWELYCLEHGIQPDGQMPSDKTIGGGDDSFNTFFSETGAGKHVPRAVFVDLEPTVIDEVRTGTYRQLFHPEQLITGKEDAANNYARGHYTIGKEIIDLVLDRTRKLADQCTGLQGFLIFHSFGGGTGSGFTSLLMERLSVDYGKKSKLEFAVYPAPQVSTAVVEPYNSILTTHTTLEHSDCAFMVDNEAIYDICRRNLDIERPTYTNLNRLIGQIVSSITASLRFDGALNVDLTEFQTNLVPYPRIHFPLATYAPVISAEKAYHEQLSVADITNACFEPANQMVKCDPRHGKYMACCLLYRGDVVPKDVNSAIATIKTKRTIQFVDWCPTGFKVGINYQPPTVVPGGDLAKVQRAVCMLSNTTAIAEAWARLDHKFDLMYAKRAFVHWYVGEGMEEGEFSEAREDMAALEKDYEEVGTDSIGEEDEEGEEY is encoded by the exons ATG CGTGAGTGTATTTCTATGCATGTCGGCCAGGCCGGAGCCCAGATGGGCAATGCATGCTGGGAACTGTACTGCCTGGAACACGGGATCCAGCCTGACGGACAGATGCCCAGTGATAAGACAATCGGAGGGGGAGATGACTCCTTCAACACCTTCTTCAGTGAGACTGGGGCTGGTAAACACGTTCCTCGTGCGGTCTTTGTAGACCTGGAGCCAACCGTCATCG ACGAGGTCCGCACAGGTACCTACCGCCAGCTGTTCCACCCTGAGCAGCTGATCACAGGCAAGGAGGACGCTGCCAACAACTATGCCCGTGGTCACTACACCATTGGCAAGGAGATCATCGACCTGGTACTCGATAGGACTCGCAAACTG GCTGACCAGTGCACTGGGCTCCAGGGCTTCCTGATCTTCCACAGCTTTGGAGGAGGCACCGGCTCTGGGTTCACCTCTCTGCTGATGGAACGTCTCTCTGTCGACTATGGGAAGAAGTCCAAGCTTGAGTTTGCTGTTTACCCTGCTCCCCAAGTTTCGACTGCTGTGGTGGAGCCTTACAACTCCATCCTGACCACCCACACCACCCTGGAGCACTCGGACTGTGCCTTCATGGTGGACAATGAGGCCATCTATGATATCTGCCGCAGGAACCTGGACATTGAGCGCCCCACCTACACCAACCtcaacaggctgattggtcagatcGTCTCCTCCATCACCGCCTCCCTGCGTTTCGATGGAGCTCtcaatgtggacctgacagagttccagaccaACTTGGTGCCTTACCCCCGTATCCACTTCCCTCTGGCCACCTATGCTCCAGTCATCTCTGCTGAGAAGGCCTACCATGAGCAGCTGTCTGTTGCTGACATCACCAACGCCTGCTTTGAGCCAGCCAATCAGATGGTGAAATGTGACCCACGTCACGGCAAGTACATGGCCTGCTGCCTGCTCTACCGTGGTGACGTTGTGCCCAAAGATGTCAACTCTGCCATCGCCACCATCAAGACCAAGCGCACCATCCAGTTTGTGGACTGGTGTCCCACTGGCTTCAAGGTCGGTATCAACTACCAGCCACCCACAGTGGTCCCTGGAGGAGATCTGGCCAAGGTCCAGAGAGCTGTGTGTATGCTGAGCAACACCACCGCCATCGCTGAGGCCTGGGCCAGGCTTGACCACAAGTTTGACCTGATGTACGCCAAGAGAGCCTTTGTGCACTGGTATGTGGGAGAGGGCATGGAGGAGGGAGAGTTCTCAGAGGCCAGAGAAGACATGGCAGCCCTGGAGAAGGATTATGAAGAGGTGGGTACTGACAGCATCGGAGAAGAGGATGAAGAAGGAGAGGAGTACTAA
- the LOC110495565 gene encoding tubulin alpha chain-like isoform X5, which produces MHVGQAGAQMGNACWELYCLEHGIQPDGQMPSDKTIGGGDDSFNTFFSETGAGKHVPRAVFVDLEPTVIDEVRTGTYRQLFHPEQLITGKEDAANNYARGHYTIGKEIIDLVLDRTRKLADQCTGLQGFLIFHSFGGGTGSGFTSLLMERLSVDYGKKSKLEFAVYPAPQVSTAVVEPYNSILTTHTTLEHSDCAFMVDNEAIYDICRRNLDIERPTYTNLNRLIGQIVSSITASLRFDGALNVDLTEFQTNLVPYPRIHFPLATYAPVISAEKAYHEQLSVADITNACFEPANQMVKCDPRHGKYMACCLLYRGDVVPKDVNSAIATIKTKRTIQFVDWCPTGFKVGINYQPPTVVPGGDLAKVQRAVCMLSNTTAIAEAWARLDHKFDLMYAKRAFVHWYVGEGMEEGEFSEAREDMAALEKDYEEVGTDSIGEEDEEGEEY; this is translated from the exons ATGCATGTCGGCCAGGCCGGAGCCCAGATGGGCAATGCATGCTGGGAACTGTACTGCCTGGAACACGGGATCCAGCCTGACGGACAGATGCCCAGTGATAAGACAATCGGAGGGGGAGATGACTCCTTCAACACCTTCTTCAGTGAGACTGGGGCTGGTAAACACGTTCCTCGTGCGGTCTTTGTAGACCTGGAGCCAACCGTCATCG ACGAGGTCCGCACAGGTACCTACCGCCAGCTGTTCCACCCTGAGCAGCTGATCACAGGCAAGGAGGACGCTGCCAACAACTATGCCCGTGGTCACTACACCATTGGCAAGGAGATCATCGACCTGGTACTCGATAGGACTCGCAAACTG GCTGACCAGTGCACTGGGCTCCAGGGCTTCCTGATCTTCCACAGCTTTGGAGGAGGCACCGGCTCTGGGTTCACCTCTCTGCTGATGGAACGTCTCTCTGTCGACTATGGGAAGAAGTCCAAGCTTGAGTTTGCTGTTTACCCTGCTCCCCAAGTTTCGACTGCTGTGGTGGAGCCTTACAACTCCATCCTGACCACCCACACCACCCTGGAGCACTCGGACTGTGCCTTCATGGTGGACAATGAGGCCATCTATGATATCTGCCGCAGGAACCTGGACATTGAGCGCCCCACCTACACCAACCtcaacaggctgattggtcagatcGTCTCCTCCATCACCGCCTCCCTGCGTTTCGATGGAGCTCtcaatgtggacctgacagagttccagaccaACTTGGTGCCTTACCCCCGTATCCACTTCCCTCTGGCCACCTATGCTCCAGTCATCTCTGCTGAGAAGGCCTACCATGAGCAGCTGTCTGTTGCTGACATCACCAACGCCTGCTTTGAGCCAGCCAATCAGATGGTGAAATGTGACCCACGTCACGGCAAGTACATGGCCTGCTGCCTGCTCTACCGTGGTGACGTTGTGCCCAAAGATGTCAACTCTGCCATCGCCACCATCAAGACCAAGCGCACCATCCAGTTTGTGGACTGGTGTCCCACTGGCTTCAAGGTCGGTATCAACTACCAGCCACCCACAGTGGTCCCTGGAGGAGATCTGGCCAAGGTCCAGAGAGCTGTGTGTATGCTGAGCAACACCACCGCCATCGCTGAGGCCTGGGCCAGGCTTGACCACAAGTTTGACCTGATGTACGCCAAGAGAGCCTTTGTGCACTGGTATGTGGGAGAGGGCATGGAGGAGGGAGAGTTCTCAGAGGCCAGAGAAGACATGGCAGCCCTGGAGAAGGATTATGAAGAGGTGGGTACTGACAGCATCGGAGAAGAGGATGAAGAAGGAGAGGAGTACTAA
- the LOC110495565 gene encoding tubulin alpha chain-like isoform X1, translated as MDFSSLALGVHNCTAGFNGERLPPLIEDRRECISMHVGQAGAQMGNACWELYCLEHGIQPDGQMPSDKTIGGGDDSFNTFFSETGAGKHVPRAVFVDLEPTVIDEVRTGTYRQLFHPEQLITGKEDAANNYARGHYTIGKEIIDLVLDRTRKLADQCTGLQGFLIFHSFGGGTGSGFTSLLMERLSVDYGKKSKLEFAVYPAPQVSTAVVEPYNSILTTHTTLEHSDCAFMVDNEAIYDICRRNLDIERPTYTNLNRLIGQIVSSITASLRFDGALNVDLTEFQTNLVPYPRIHFPLATYAPVISAEKAYHEQLSVADITNACFEPANQMVKCDPRHGKYMACCLLYRGDVVPKDVNSAIATIKTKRTIQFVDWCPTGFKVGINYQPPTVVPGGDLAKVQRAVCMLSNTTAIAEAWARLDHKFDLMYAKRAFVHWYVGEGMEEGEFSEAREDMAALEKDYEEVGTDSIGEEDEEGEEY; from the exons ATGGATTTTTCCTCTCTAGCACTGGGAGTTCATAACTGCACTGCTGGTTTCAATGGAGAacgactgccccctctcattgaagacAGG CGTGAGTGTATTTCTATGCATGTCGGCCAGGCCGGAGCCCAGATGGGCAATGCATGCTGGGAACTGTACTGCCTGGAACACGGGATCCAGCCTGACGGACAGATGCCCAGTGATAAGACAATCGGAGGGGGAGATGACTCCTTCAACACCTTCTTCAGTGAGACTGGGGCTGGTAAACACGTTCCTCGTGCGGTCTTTGTAGACCTGGAGCCAACCGTCATCG ACGAGGTCCGCACAGGTACCTACCGCCAGCTGTTCCACCCTGAGCAGCTGATCACAGGCAAGGAGGACGCTGCCAACAACTATGCCCGTGGTCACTACACCATTGGCAAGGAGATCATCGACCTGGTACTCGATAGGACTCGCAAACTG GCTGACCAGTGCACTGGGCTCCAGGGCTTCCTGATCTTCCACAGCTTTGGAGGAGGCACCGGCTCTGGGTTCACCTCTCTGCTGATGGAACGTCTCTCTGTCGACTATGGGAAGAAGTCCAAGCTTGAGTTTGCTGTTTACCCTGCTCCCCAAGTTTCGACTGCTGTGGTGGAGCCTTACAACTCCATCCTGACCACCCACACCACCCTGGAGCACTCGGACTGTGCCTTCATGGTGGACAATGAGGCCATCTATGATATCTGCCGCAGGAACCTGGACATTGAGCGCCCCACCTACACCAACCtcaacaggctgattggtcagatcGTCTCCTCCATCACCGCCTCCCTGCGTTTCGATGGAGCTCtcaatgtggacctgacagagttccagaccaACTTGGTGCCTTACCCCCGTATCCACTTCCCTCTGGCCACCTATGCTCCAGTCATCTCTGCTGAGAAGGCCTACCATGAGCAGCTGTCTGTTGCTGACATCACCAACGCCTGCTTTGAGCCAGCCAATCAGATGGTGAAATGTGACCCACGTCACGGCAAGTACATGGCCTGCTGCCTGCTCTACCGTGGTGACGTTGTGCCCAAAGATGTCAACTCTGCCATCGCCACCATCAAGACCAAGCGCACCATCCAGTTTGTGGACTGGTGTCCCACTGGCTTCAAGGTCGGTATCAACTACCAGCCACCCACAGTGGTCCCTGGAGGAGATCTGGCCAAGGTCCAGAGAGCTGTGTGTATGCTGAGCAACACCACCGCCATCGCTGAGGCCTGGGCCAGGCTTGACCACAAGTTTGACCTGATGTACGCCAAGAGAGCCTTTGTGCACTGGTATGTGGGAGAGGGCATGGAGGAGGGAGAGTTCTCAGAGGCCAGAGAAGACATGGCAGCCCTGGAGAAGGATTATGAAGAGGTGGGTACTGACAGCATCGGAGAAGAGGATGAAGAAGGAGAGGAGTACTAA
- the LOC110495565 gene encoding tubulin alpha chain-like isoform X4, translating into MRECISVHVGQAGVQMGNACWELYCLEHGIQPDGQMPSDKTIGGGDDSFNTFFSETGAGKHVPRAVFVDLEPTVIDEVRTGTYRQLFHPEQLITGKEDAANNYARGHYTIGKEIIDLVLDRTRKLADQCTGLQGFLIFHSFGGGTGSGFTSLLMERLSVDYGKKSKLEFAIYPAPQVSTAVVEPYNSILTTHTTLEHSDCAFMVDNEAIYDICRRNLDIERPTYTNLNRLIGQIVSSITASLRFDGALNVDLTEFQTNLVPYPRIHFPLATYAPVISAEKAYHEMLSVAEITNACFEPANQMVKCDPRHGKYMACCLLYRGDVVPKDVNSAIATIKTKRTIQFVDWCPTGFKVGINYQPPTVVPGGDLAKVQRAVCMLSNTTAIAEAWARLDHKFDLMYAKRAFVHWYVGEGMEEGEFSEAREDMAALEKDYEEVGTDSIGEEDEEGEEY; encoded by the exons ATG CGTGAATGTATCTCTGTCCACGTCGGCCAGGCAGGTGTCCAGATGGGCAATGCATGCTGGGAACTGTACTGCCTGGAACATGGGATCCAGCCTGACGGACAGATGCCCAGTGATAAGACAATCGGAGGGGGAGATGACTCCTTCAACACCTTCTTCAGTGAGACTGGGGCTGGTAAACACGTTCCTCGTGCAGTCTTTGTAGACCTGGAGCCAACCGTCATCG ATGAGGTCCGCACAGGTACCTACCGCCAGCTATTCCACCCTGAGCAGCTGATCACAGGCAAGGAGGACGCTGCCAACAACTATGCCCGTGGTCACTACACCATTGGCAAGGAGATCATCGACCTGGTACTCGACCGGACGCGCAAACTG GCTGACCAGTGCACTGGTCTCCAGGGCTTCCTGATCTTCCACAGCTTTGGAGGAGGCACCGGCTCTGGGTTCACCTCCCTGCTGATGGAACGTCTCTCTGTCGACTATGGGAAGAAGTCCAAGCTTGAGTTTGCCATCTATCCAGCTCCCCAGGTGTCCACTGCTGTGGTGGAGCCTTATAACTCCATCCTGACCACCCACACCACCCTGGAGCACTCGGACTGTGCCTTCATGGTGGACAATGAGGCCATCTATGATATCTGCCGCAGGAACCTGGACATTGAGCGCCCCACCTACACCAACCTCAACAGACTGATTGGTCAGATCGTCTCCTCCATCACCGCCTCCCTGCGTTTCGATGGAGCTCtcaatgtggacctgacagagttccagaccaACTTGGTGCCCTACCCCCGTATCCACTTCCCTCTGGCCACCTATGCTCCAGTCATCTCTGCTGAGAAGGCCTATCACGAGATGCTATCAGTGGCTGAGATCACCAACGCCTGCTTTGAGCCAGCCAATCAGATGGTGAAATGTGACCCACGTCACGGCAAGTACATGGCCTGCTGCCTGCTCTACCGTGGTGACGTTGTGCCCAAAGATGTCAACTCTGCCATTGCCACCATCAAGACCAAGCGCACCATCCAGTTTGTAGACTGGTGTCCCACTGGCTTCAAGGTCGGTATCAACTACCAGCCACCCACAGTGGTCCCTGGAGGAGATCTGGCCAAGGTCCAGAGAGCTGTGTGTATGCTGAGCAACACCACCGCCATCGCTGAGGCCTGGGCCAGGCTTGACCACAAGTTTGACCTGATGTACGCCAAGAGAGCCTTTGTGCACTGGTATGTGGGAGAGGGCATGGAGGAGGGAGAGTTCTCAGAGGCCAGAGAAGACATGGCAGCCCTGGAGAAGGATTATGAAGAG GTGGGTACTGACAGCATCGGAGAAGAGGATGAAGAAGGAGAGGAGTACTAA
- the LOC110495565 gene encoding tubulin alpha-1 chain-like isoform X6, protein MLGALLPGPCDPSAWTDAKWGGDDSFNTFFSETGAGKHVPRAFFVDLEPTVIDEVCTGTYRQLFHPEQLITGKGDAANNYARGHYTIGKEIIDLVLDRTRKLADQCTGLQGFLIFHSFGGGTGSGFTSLLMERLSVDYGKKSKLEFAVYPAPQVSTAVVEPYNSILTTHTTLEHSDCAFMVDNEAIYDICRRNLDIERPTYTNLNRLIGQIVSSITASLRFDGALNVDLTEFQTNLVPYPRIHFPLATYAPVISAEKAYHEQLSVADITNACFEPANQMVKCDPRHGKYMACCLLYRGDVVPKDVNSAIATIKTKRTIQFVDWCPTGFKVGINYQPPTVVPGGDLAKVQRAVCMLSNTTAIAEAWARLDHKFDLMYAKRAFVHWYVGEGMEEGEFSEAREDMAALEKDYEEVGTDSIGEEDEEGEEY, encoded by the exons ATGCTGGGAGCTCTACTGCCTGGACCATGTGATCCATCTGCATGGACAGATGCCAAGTGGGGGGGAGATGACTCCTTCAACACCTTCTTCAGTGAGACTGGGGCCGGCAAACATGTTCCCCGTGCATTCTTTGTAGACCTGGAGCCAACTGTCATTG ATGAGGTCTGCACAGGTACCTACCGCCAGCTGTTCCATCCTGAGCAGCTGATCACAGGCAAGGGGGACGCTGCCAACAACTATGCCCGTGGTCACTACACCATTGGTAAGGAGATCATCGACCTGGTACTCGATAGGACTCGCAAACTG GCTGACCAGTGCACTGGGCTCCAGGGCTTCCTGATCTTCCACAGCTTTGGAGGAGGCACCGGCTCTGGGTTCACCTCTCTGCTGATGGAACGTCTCTCTGTCGACTATGGGAAGAAGTCCAAGCTTGAGTTTGCTGTTTACCCTGCTCCCCAAGTTTCGACTGCTGTGGTGGAGCCTTACAACTCCATCCTGACCACCCACACCACCCTGGAGCACTCGGACTGTGCCTTCATGGTGGACAATGAGGCCATCTATGATATCTGCCGCAGGAACCTGGACATTGAGCGCCCCACCTACACCAACCtcaacaggctgattggtcagatcGTCTCCTCCATCACCGCCTCCCTGCGTTTCGATGGAGCTCtcaatgtggacctgacagagttccagaccaACTTGGTGCCTTACCCCCGTATCCACTTCCCTCTGGCCACCTATGCTCCAGTCATCTCTGCTGAGAAGGCCTACCATGAGCAGCTGTCTGTTGCTGACATCACCAACGCCTGCTTTGAGCCAGCCAATCAGATGGTGAAATGTGACCCACGTCACGGCAAGTACATGGCCTGCTGCCTGCTCTACCGTGGTGACGTTGTGCCCAAAGATGTCAACTCTGCCATCGCCACCATCAAGACCAAGCGCACCATCCAGTTTGTGGACTGGTGTCCCACTGGCTTCAAGGTCGGTATCAACTACCAGCCACCCACAGTGGTCCCTGGAGGAGATCTGGCCAAGGTCCAGAGAGCTGTGTGTATGCTGAGCAACACCACCGCCATCGCTGAGGCCTGGGCCAGGCTTGACCACAAGTTTGACCTGATGTACGCCAAGAGAGCCTTTGTGCACTGGTATGTGGGAGAGGGCATGGAGGAGGGAGAGTTCTCAGAGGCCAGAGAAGACATGGCAGCCCTGGAGAAGGATTATGAAGAGGTGGGTACTGACAGCATCGGAGAAGAGGATGAAGAAGGAGAGGAGTACTAA
- the LOC110495565 gene encoding tubulin alpha-1A chain-like isoform X2 has protein sequence MRECISVHVGQAGVQMGNACWELYCLEHGIQPDGQMPSDKTIGGGDDSFNTFFSETGAGKHVPRAVFVDLEPTVIDEVRTGTYRQLFHPEQLITGKEDAANNYARGHYTIGKEIIDLVLDRTRKLADQCTGLQGFLIFHSFGGGTGSGFTSLLMERLSVDYGKKSKLEFAIYPAPQVSTAVVEPYNSILTTHTTLEHSDCAFMVDNEAIYDICRRNLDIERPTYTNLNRLIGQIVSSITASLRFDGALNVDLTEFQTNLVPYPRIHFPLATYAPVISAEKAYHEMLSVAEITNACFEPANQMVKCDPRHGKYMACCLLYRGDVVPKDVNSAIATIKTKRTIQFVDWCPTGFKVGINYQPPTVVPGGDLAKVQRAVCMLSNTTAIAEAWARLDHKFDLMYAKRAFVHWYVGEGMEEGEFSEAREDMAALEKDYEEVGTDSVGDEGEEEGEEY, from the exons ATG CGTGAATGTATCTCTGTCCACGTCGGCCAGGCAGGTGTCCAGATGGGCAATGCATGCTGGGAACTGTACTGCCTGGAACATGGGATCCAGCCTGACGGACAGATGCCCAGTGATAAGACAATCGGAGGGGGAGATGACTCCTTCAACACCTTCTTCAGTGAGACTGGGGCTGGTAAACACGTTCCTCGTGCAGTCTTTGTAGACCTGGAGCCAACCGTCATCG ATGAGGTCCGCACAGGTACCTACCGCCAGCTATTCCACCCTGAGCAGCTGATCACAGGCAAGGAGGACGCTGCCAACAACTATGCCCGTGGTCACTACACCATTGGCAAGGAGATCATCGACCTGGTACTCGACCGGACGCGCAAACTG GCTGACCAGTGCACTGGTCTCCAGGGCTTCCTGATCTTCCACAGCTTTGGAGGAGGCACCGGCTCTGGGTTCACCTCCCTGCTGATGGAACGTCTCTCTGTCGACTATGGGAAGAAGTCCAAGCTTGAGTTTGCCATCTATCCAGCTCCCCAGGTGTCCACTGCTGTGGTGGAGCCTTATAACTCCATCCTGACCACCCACACCACCCTGGAGCACTCGGACTGTGCCTTCATGGTGGACAATGAGGCCATCTATGATATCTGCCGCAGGAACCTGGACATTGAGCGCCCCACCTACACCAACCTCAACAGACTGATTGGTCAGATCGTCTCCTCCATCACCGCCTCCCTGCGTTTCGATGGAGCTCtcaatgtggacctgacagagttccagaccaACTTGGTGCCCTACCCCCGTATCCACTTCCCTCTGGCCACCTATGCTCCAGTCATCTCTGCTGAGAAGGCCTATCACGAGATGCTATCAGTGGCTGAGATCACCAACGCCTGCTTTGAGCCAGCCAATCAGATGGTGAAATGTGACCCACGTCACGGCAAGTACATGGCCTGCTGCCTGCTCTACCGTGGTGACGTTGTGCCCAAAGATGTCAACTCTGCCATTGCCACCATCAAGACCAAGCGCACCATCCAGTTTGTAGACTGGTGTCCCACTGGCTTCAAGGTCGGTATCAACTACCAGCCACCCACAGTGGTCCCTGGAGGAGATCTGGCCAAGGTCCAGAGAGCTGTGTGTATGCTGAGCAACACCACCGCCATCGCTGAGGCCTGGGCCAGGCTTGACCACAAGTTTGACCTGATGTACGCCAAGAGAGCCTTTGTGCACTGGTATGTGGGAGAGGGCATGGAGGAGGGAGAGTTCTCAGAGGCCAGAGAAGACATGGCAGCCCTGGAGAAGGATTATGAAGAGGTGGGTACTGACAGTGTAGGGgacgagggggaggaggagggagaggaatacTAA